In Synechococcus sp. PCC 6312, one genomic interval encodes:
- the bioF gene encoding 8-amino-7-oxononanoate synthase, translating into MNSAYDWIEPELNRLERVGWYRTPKIVQSPPGPVIEFNGQRLVNFGSNDYLGLATDPRVIAAAIQACQAWGVGSTGSRLLSGHKQLHEDLEITLAQFKQTEAALGFSSGYLANLGVITALVDSKDLIIADAYNHASLKSGAKLSGAKVYEFTHGNLEQAQELLSQHRLHYRRCLILTDSVFSMDGDLCDLPKLLGLAEGFGAMVLIDEAHATGVLGPTGRGSVEHFACQGRSLIQVGTLSKALGSLGGYVVGSQLLVDYLRNRARSWIYTTGLSPADTAAALAALHLIQAEPEHHQKLWQNRNLLAQSLAKLPPSFPLKLLPSESAILCLQGETILEVQAMSQALYQAGYWVPAIRPPTVPRSRLRISLMASHRPAQIIGLVEALQAWTV; encoded by the coding sequence ATGAACTCGGCCTATGACTGGATTGAACCGGAATTAAACCGATTAGAACGAGTCGGCTGGTATCGGACACCCAAGATTGTTCAAAGTCCGCCAGGCCCCGTGATTGAATTCAACGGCCAACGACTGGTGAATTTCGGCAGTAATGATTATTTAGGATTAGCTACTGATCCCAGGGTAATCGCGGCCGCGATTCAAGCCTGCCAGGCCTGGGGCGTTGGGAGTACGGGGTCGCGCCTCTTGAGTGGCCATAAACAACTCCATGAGGATTTAGAAATCACCCTGGCCCAGTTCAAACAAACTGAAGCTGCCCTTGGGTTTAGTTCGGGGTATTTGGCCAATCTCGGGGTGATTACGGCTTTAGTTGATTCTAAGGATTTGATTATTGCTGATGCCTATAACCATGCCAGCCTTAAAAGTGGAGCCAAACTCAGTGGAGCTAAGGTTTATGAATTTACCCACGGAAACTTAGAACAAGCCCAGGAATTATTATCCCAACATCGTCTCCATTACCGCCGCTGCTTAATTCTGACCGATAGTGTTTTCAGTATGGACGGTGATCTGTGTGATCTACCAAAATTACTGGGCCTGGCGGAGGGCTTTGGGGCCATGGTGTTGATTGATGAGGCCCATGCCACGGGTGTGTTAGGGCCAACGGGGCGTGGTTCAGTTGAACATTTTGCCTGTCAAGGACGGTCATTAATTCAGGTGGGAACTCTTAGCAAAGCCTTGGGAAGCTTAGGGGGCTATGTTGTGGGGTCTCAGCTATTGGTTGATTATTTACGCAATCGGGCCCGGAGTTGGATTTACACCACTGGTCTATCCCCCGCCGATACCGCTGCCGCCTTGGCCGCCCTCCACCTGATCCAAGCCGAGCCGGAACATCACCAAAAACTCTGGCAAAATCGAAACTTACTCGCCCAATCACTTGCAAAACTGCCCCCTTCCTTTCCCCTCAAACTCCTGCCCTCAGAGTCCGCCATTCTGTGCCTACAAGGTGAGACGATTCTCGAAGTCCAGGCCATGAGTCAAGCTCTTTACCAGGCCGGGTATTGGGTGCCTGCAATTCGTCCGCCGACAGTGCCCCGCAGTCGCTTACGCATCAGCCTCATGGCCAGTCATCGTCCCGCCCAGATTATCGGTTTAGTGGAGGCTCTCCAGGCCTGGACTGTGTAA
- a CDS encoding V4R domain-containing protein produces MTATLIHNNSETKHWQAAENVLRKKYPQRHHHFALREFFNFDSANGVYADWNESRNILVTEDFIIGLMSGLEHEVGPAASVVMYKIGEEWGRKDAEFFQNWFVKEYQYESIKQMQLPYVLEAWWWPCTAQGWGNWEVDLSEQKHGFMFINIFDSVVARTLGDVGRPVCHLYAGLFAGFFSGLVQKPLDCIEIQCYAMGETFCKFLLGKKDRIDAASFWQNEGATAQDIEKRLRSGDLFNGQRR; encoded by the coding sequence GTGACTGCCACGCTGATTCACAACAACTCTGAAACCAAGCATTGGCAAGCGGCCGAGAATGTTTTACGCAAGAAGTATCCTCAACGGCATCATCACTTTGCGCTCCGGGAATTCTTCAATTTTGATTCTGCCAATGGGGTCTATGCCGATTGGAACGAGAGCCGCAATATTCTAGTCACGGAAGATTTTATTATCGGGCTGATGTCTGGCCTGGAGCATGAAGTGGGGCCAGCAGCTTCCGTGGTGATGTATAAAATCGGCGAAGAATGGGGCCGCAAAGATGCTGAGTTTTTTCAAAATTGGTTTGTGAAAGAATATCAATATGAAAGCATCAAGCAAATGCAACTCCCCTATGTTCTCGAGGCTTGGTGGTGGCCTTGTACGGCCCAAGGCTGGGGAAACTGGGAGGTGGATCTGAGCGAGCAAAAGCATGGCTTCATGTTTATCAATATTTTTGATTCAGTCGTGGCTCGGACATTAGGGGATGTGGGGCGGCCGGTCTGTCATCTCTACGCTGGCTTGTTTGCTGGCTTTTTTTCTGGCCTGGTGCAGAAACCCCTAGATTGTATCGAGATTCAATGCTATGCCATGGGGGAAACCTTCTGTAAGTTCCTTTTAGGGAAAAAAGACCGGATTGATGCCGCCTCCTTCTGGCAAAACGAGGGAGCCACCGCCCAAGACATTGAAAAACGCTTACGCAGTGGGGACTTGTTCAATGGCCAACGTCGTTAA
- a CDS encoding V4R domain-containing protein, translating into MISVAELLKDNRSPGNYYAVDAYVHGDFETGLIENRRGARLVALPDTLLQAIYTGLDHETGQAAGIVLENCGRWWGKNFYSRFVQEVSEYYNRPLAEMEMVEFLQCLKECWKTHGWGIIDLDISYYQQGFLILKTWQSAFAAAAPVNTSQPQCFAEVGILSAFFSQLTGRELHCVQTTCESMGADCNHFVLGIADRVNPAQAWQQEGHDHKTIMERLCSAPPTSN; encoded by the coding sequence ATGATTTCCGTTGCTGAACTGCTGAAGGACAACCGTTCCCCAGGAAACTACTACGCCGTTGATGCCTATGTGCATGGTGATTTTGAAACCGGCCTAATCGAAAACCGGCGGGGGGCGCGACTGGTAGCCCTACCCGACACCCTCTTGCAAGCCATTTATACTGGCCTGGATCACGAAACAGGGCAAGCGGCGGGGATTGTCCTCGAAAACTGCGGACGTTGGTGGGGCAAAAACTTTTATTCCCGTTTTGTGCAAGAAGTGAGCGAATACTACAACCGTCCCTTAGCAGAAATGGAAATGGTGGAATTTCTCCAATGCTTGAAGGAATGTTGGAAAACTCACGGTTGGGGCATCATTGACTTGGATATTAGCTACTACCAACAGGGTTTCTTAATCCTTAAAACCTGGCAGTCTGCCTTTGCAGCGGCGGCTCCGGTCAATACCAGCCAGCCCCAATGTTTTGCCGAAGTCGGGATATTATCCGCGTTTTTCAGTCAACTCACTGGCCGGGAACTCCACTGTGTCCAAACTACCTGTGAATCTATGGGGGCTGACTGTAATCACTTTGTCTTAGGTATTGCGGACCGGGTTAATCCAGCCCAGGCCTGGCAACAGGAAGGCCATGATCACAAAACGATTATGGAACGGCTCTGTTCTGCTCCACCCACCAGCAACTAG
- a CDS encoding 2Fe-2S iron-sulfur cluster-binding protein, giving the protein MAKVVKLEPIARETSINTNDNILSALLDSELHVLKECGGRGMCATCHVFIKDGMDSLSPLTRREQRTLEVITTCKPNSRLACQARVVGPGVVVELPSGMYVNAVADIEALIGRRAEQDILHPLDGRILVEAGKLITRTMISQLQDAQVQAGAYLAKTTDA; this is encoded by the coding sequence GTGGCCAAAGTTGTCAAACTCGAACCGATTGCCCGAGAAACAAGCATTAACACCAATGACAATATTCTCTCGGCTCTTTTAGACAGTGAGTTGCATGTTCTCAAGGAATGTGGGGGGCGGGGGATGTGTGCAACCTGTCACGTTTTCATCAAAGACGGGATGGATAGCCTTTCCCCTTTAACTCGGCGAGAGCAGCGAACCTTAGAGGTCATTACCACCTGCAAGCCTAATTCTCGCTTGGCCTGCCAGGCCCGAGTTGTCGGCCCAGGTGTGGTGGTCGAGTTACCCTCTGGGATGTATGTCAATGCCGTGGCTGATATTGAGGCCTTGATTGGCCGGCGGGCTGAGCAGGATATTTTGCACCCCTTGGACGGGCGAATCTTGGTGGAAGCCGGGAAATTAATCACCCGTACCATGATCAGCCAACTCCAAGATGCCCAAGTCCAGGCCGGGGCGTACCTCGCCAAAACTACCGATGCCTAA
- a CDS encoding tetratricopeptide repeat protein: protein MESQAQGTAPETINSPLLSLPETSPAQDMDCLTQAPAALDGGFNYLEIGSAFIAVATSIAGAAFQNLLLTSIATLPLSASLVMNLAERKKLAQKLQAEIAQHQMTQSTLIQTQTNHANQLGNLIAGLAQVSDQVQGVQGQVSDLGRGTRDLHDYTRILGTEQKQIEEVVDCLRQIENYTQAIQSDPSHAKAYYNRGLTHQRLGDAEAAVLDYTEAIQVNDTYAKAYHNRGVARAAIGDRKGAVTDLRTAAKHFFEQGDIASYQRARDLAKRVHEVGDPAKDSKEVPLELLFS from the coding sequence ATGGAGAGTCAAGCCCAGGGGACAGCACCAGAAACCATCAACAGCCCCCTCTTATCCTTGCCGGAAACCAGCCCCGCTCAGGATATGGATTGCCTAACCCAGGCCCCGGCAGCCCTTGATGGTGGCTTCAATTATCTAGAAATTGGTTCGGCCTTCATTGCTGTTGCTACCTCCATCGCTGGGGCGGCCTTCCAAAACCTCTTGCTCACCTCCATTGCGACATTACCCCTTTCGGCTTCCCTGGTGATGAATTTGGCGGAGCGCAAAAAACTAGCCCAAAAACTCCAGGCGGAAATAGCCCAACACCAGATGACCCAGTCCACCCTGATCCAAACCCAAACTAACCATGCAAATCAACTGGGTAATTTAATTGCTGGCCTGGCTCAAGTCAGTGATCAAGTCCAAGGTGTCCAAGGACAAGTCAGTGATTTGGGACGGGGAACCCGAGACCTTCATGACTACACCCGGATTTTAGGCACTGAGCAAAAGCAGATTGAGGAAGTGGTGGACTGTCTACGGCAAATTGAAAACTATACCCAAGCGATTCAGTCGGATCCCTCCCACGCCAAGGCCTACTACAATCGCGGGTTAACCCATCAACGCTTAGGGGATGCAGAAGCGGCGGTTCTCGACTATACAGAAGCCATCCAGGTCAATGATACCTATGCTAAGGCCTATCACAATCGGGGGGTGGCGCGGGCGGCCATTGGCGATCGCAAAGGGGCAGTGACAGACCTACGGACAGCCGCAAAACATTTCTTTGAACAGGGAGACATTGCCAGTTATCAACGAGCCCGAGATCTAGCCAAGCGGGTGCATGAAGTGGGTGATCCGGCTAAAGACAGCAAGGAAGTTCCCTTAGAATTGTTGTTTTCCTAG
- the purE gene encoding 5-(carboxyamino)imidazole ribonucleotide mutase yields MNPLKDISASLAIVMGSDSDLPTMAKAVTVCEEFGLAYHLEIISAHRTPQRMVEFATQAHQSTLKVIIAGAGGAAHLPGMIAALTPLPVIGVPVPSRHLQGLDSLYSIVQMPAGIPVATVAIGNAQNAALLAIQILASHNRELLTQVITYRQSLAQQVQTKQARLGELGYEAYLEEMSQ; encoded by the coding sequence ATGAACCCTCTTAAAGACATTTCTGCTTCCCTGGCCATTGTGATGGGTAGTGACTCTGATTTACCGACAATGGCCAAGGCGGTTACAGTCTGTGAGGAGTTTGGGCTGGCCTATCACCTGGAAATTATCTCGGCCCATCGCACCCCCCAACGGATGGTCGAATTTGCTACCCAGGCCCATCAAAGCACCTTGAAAGTGATTATTGCCGGAGCTGGAGGGGCCGCCCATTTACCGGGGATGATTGCCGCCTTAACCCCCTTACCCGTCATTGGTGTCCCCGTCCCCAGTCGCCATCTTCAGGGCCTAGATTCTCTTTACTCTATTGTGCAAATGCCTGCCGGAATCCCGGTTGCCACCGTGGCCATCGGTAATGCCCAGAATGCCGCACTGCTAGCCATTCAAATCTTAGCCAGCCATAATCGGGAACTCTTAACCCAAGTCATTACCTATCGCCAATCTTTAGCCCAGCAAGTCCAGACCAAGCAGGCCCGTTTGGGTGAATTAGGGTACGAAGCCTATCTTGAGGAAATGTCCCAGTAA
- a CDS encoding N-acetylglucosamine-6-phosphate deacetylase, which yields MAAKRKGFKQSLPQTTTIPELPPPTPATAQRSWPTFWLEQVNLLGFAEPQQMLSDPQGCLAAIAPQAEAVDWTADYRVRFPGDYLSLPGLDLQINGGLGLPFPEVRGDEFGRFRLEQAGQFLAEAGVDSFLPTIVTCPLRQIQATLKVFAQFLDTPYGGAKILGIHLEGPFLNPEKRGAHPQQHLLPLTIENVKRVLGDYSSLVKLITLAPELDETGRVIPYLRDLGITVSLGHSQATASQAQTAFDQGVTMLTHAFNAMPGLHHRQPGPLGAAIVDPRVSYGLIADGQHVDPLMLDVLIRSDRPGERGTFLVSDALAPLGLGDGVYPWDQREITVTNGTARLGDGTLAGTTLPLFKGVQNLVKWGICSPDQAIHLATNAPRQAMGLPGLEVGYPLDRLLAWEYEPESRQLSWESLGLLDLRM from the coding sequence ATGGCTGCCAAGCGCAAAGGTTTCAAGCAATCTCTTCCCCAGACAACAACAATACCGGAACTCCCCCCACCGACTCCGGCCACTGCTCAGAGGTCTTGGCCGACTTTTTGGCTTGAACAGGTCAATTTGTTAGGGTTTGCCGAGCCTCAACAGATGTTGTCTGATCCTCAAGGTTGTCTGGCGGCCATTGCCCCCCAGGCCGAGGCGGTGGATTGGACAGCAGATTATCGGGTTAGATTTCCAGGAGATTACCTCTCCCTCCCTGGCCTGGACTTACAAATTAATGGGGGTTTGGGGCTGCCATTTCCCGAGGTAAGAGGAGATGAGTTTGGGCGATTCCGGCTTGAGCAGGCCGGTCAGTTTTTAGCTGAAGCTGGAGTTGATAGTTTCCTGCCCACTATCGTGACCTGCCCATTGCGGCAAATTCAGGCGACTTTGAAAGTTTTTGCTCAATTTCTGGATACACCCTATGGTGGGGCAAAAATTCTTGGCATTCACCTAGAGGGGCCGTTCCTGAATCCAGAAAAGCGCGGCGCACACCCCCAACAGCATTTGTTACCCTTAACCATCGAAAATGTTAAGCGGGTTTTAGGGGACTATAGCTCTTTGGTTAAGTTAATTACGTTGGCTCCCGAGCTAGATGAAACGGGACGGGTGATCCCCTATTTGCGGGACTTAGGAATTACGGTCAGCTTAGGACATTCCCAGGCCACCGCCAGTCAAGCCCAAACCGCCTTTGATCAGGGCGTAACGATGCTCACCCATGCCTTTAATGCCATGCCCGGCCTGCATCATCGTCAACCTGGCCCCCTGGGTGCAGCGATTGTAGATCCGAGAGTTAGTTACGGGTTAATTGCCGATGGTCAGCACGTTGATCCCCTCATGTTGGATGTGTTGATTCGTTCCGACCGGCCTGGGGAAAGGGGCACATTTTTAGTCAGCGATGCCTTAGCCCCTCTGGGATTAGGAGATGGGGTTTACCCTTGGGATCAGCGAGAAATAACCGTTACTAACGGAACAGCCCGCCTGGGAGACGGAACCTTAGCCGGAACTACCTTGCCCTTATTCAAAGGAGTACAGAATTTAGTCAAATGGGGTATTTGCTCACCAGATCAGGCGATTCACTTGGCCACTAATGCTCCCCGGCAAGCAATGGGTTTACCTGGCCTGGAGGTTGGTTATCCCCTTGATCGCCTCTTGGCCTGGGAGTATGAACCGGAATCTCGACAACTAAGTTGGGAATCTTTGGGTTTACTAGACTTAAGAATGTAA
- a CDS encoding ImmA/IrrE family metallo-endopeptidase codes for MNSLSFNFEWLTSGNDSHEIRQTMGLLGLKVGDISLTRNEDIWSQTIRDRVLVSAYPLAAWILSSWWRLLYEPLPPVGTKPSVSWKMAHELTAANQGFIWPKVILASDTEFIQIWSKASNAEQQSIRYINSLERPFPVNLSEFEQTAQDFIESVLSRLEATWMTNTPLAGLWEEVQAERADPEARQYRRREAELGFDPDECPEALVRDALNLAEQMGDKTFSEVAPVYSEEIVEEKPLSATITELIQESGFDGKPEISINHSTSQKFSKAPWRKAKEVASHLRDAIDIAEDPVTDDQIYDLLGLQKAEYETFDPPRQQRISIAVPLEQTGFRFHTRKRHPIAKRFELARFIGDYLLYGNCGEPWLVNTDLRTSRQKYQRAFAAEFLCPLSSLQAYLDNDYSESAIEDAAEYFQVSSQTVESILTNNGLISSPQSDSYLEASLPY; via the coding sequence GTGAACTCCCTAAGCTTTAATTTTGAATGGCTGACTAGCGGCAATGATTCGCATGAAATCCGACAGACGATGGGACTGCTGGGGCTGAAGGTGGGAGATATTAGTCTGACAAGAAATGAGGATATCTGGTCTCAAACGATTCGTGACCGTGTTTTGGTTTCTGCTTATCCTCTTGCTGCCTGGATACTATCTTCTTGGTGGAGATTACTTTATGAGCCTCTTCCCCCAGTAGGAACTAAACCTTCAGTCAGTTGGAAGATGGCGCACGAGTTGACAGCAGCAAATCAAGGATTTATTTGGCCAAAAGTAATACTTGCTTCCGATACGGAGTTCATCCAGATTTGGTCGAAAGCATCGAATGCTGAACAACAGTCGATTAGATACATTAATAGTCTAGAGCGGCCATTTCCGGTAAATTTAAGCGAATTTGAGCAAACGGCCCAGGACTTTATTGAATCTGTCCTATCTCGTCTTGAGGCAACCTGGATGACCAATACTCCCCTAGCTGGCCTTTGGGAAGAAGTTCAAGCAGAACGGGCAGACCCGGAGGCAAGGCAGTATCGTCGTCGTGAGGCTGAATTAGGCTTTGATCCGGATGAATGCCCTGAAGCCCTTGTGAGAGATGCCCTAAACCTTGCTGAGCAGATGGGGGATAAAACATTTTCAGAGGTAGCTCCTGTTTACAGCGAAGAGATAGTAGAAGAAAAACCACTGAGTGCAACAATTACCGAGTTAATTCAAGAATCAGGATTTGATGGAAAACCTGAAATTTCTATTAATCACTCTACTTCCCAAAAATTTTCAAAAGCACCTTGGCGAAAGGCAAAGGAAGTAGCTTCTCACCTGCGTGATGCAATCGATATTGCAGAAGATCCAGTAACTGATGATCAAATTTATGACTTACTCGGCCTACAAAAAGCGGAATATGAAACTTTTGATCCTCCACGACAACAACGCATTTCGATTGCAGTTCCCTTAGAACAAACTGGATTTAGGTTCCACACTAGAAAAAGACATCCCATTGCTAAAAGATTTGAGCTAGCCAGGTTCATTGGTGACTACTTGCTCTATGGAAATTGTGGAGAACCATGGCTAGTGAACACAGATTTGAGAACATCAAGACAGAAGTATCAACGTGCTTTTGCCGCAGAATTCCTTTGCCCCCTCAGTAGTTTGCAGGCCTATTTAGACAATGATTATTCAGAGTCAGCGATAGAAGACGCGGCTGAATATTTTCAGGTAAGTTCACAGACGGTCGAATCAATACTGACAAATAATGGACTCATTTCCTCTCCTCAATCAGATAGTTATCTAGAAGCAAGTCTGCCTTATTAG
- a CDS encoding DUF1361 domain-containing protein: MSRPLKGFFFSFILCIDPDSPTVSQALTQILDYLAAADWGSFHRYTQWIGWNLFLAYIPLVLSVGLFRWHSPPKINLLWGLGCLVFLAFLPNAPYVLTDIIHLLAGIREGISGWFLVLIFLPVNILAILIGFQAYVISLINLGYCLGKLGYRRWLPYVELGLHGLAAIGVYLGRFIRFNSWDLITSPRNIFATTLNLLTRREPLVVILFGFFILTILYWVMKQVTLGLILRWHYRKTVD; this comes from the coding sequence TTGTCGCGCCCGCTTAAAGGTTTCTTTTTCTCTTTTATCCTTTGTATTGATCCGGATAGTCCCACCGTGTCCCAGGCCCTGACGCAAATTCTTGATTATCTTGCCGCTGCTGATTGGGGGAGTTTTCATCGCTATACCCAATGGATTGGCTGGAATTTATTTTTAGCCTATATTCCTCTCGTCCTGAGTGTGGGCTTATTTCGTTGGCACAGTCCGCCTAAAATAAATCTGCTCTGGGGCCTGGGTTGCCTTGTTTTTCTAGCTTTCTTGCCCAATGCGCCCTATGTTTTAACGGATATTATTCACCTGCTCGCGGGGATTCGGGAGGGGATTTCTGGCTGGTTTTTAGTCCTAATCTTTCTGCCGGTTAATATCCTGGCGATTTTGATTGGTTTCCAGGCCTATGTGATTTCCTTGATCAATTTGGGGTATTGCTTAGGGAAATTGGGGTATCGGCGTTGGCTCCCCTATGTTGAGTTAGGACTCCATGGCCTGGCCGCAATTGGGGTTTATTTGGGACGGTTTATCCGCTTTAACAGTTGGGATTTAATCACCAGCCCAAGAAATATTTTTGCCACCACCCTCAACCTCCTGACCCGCCGCGAACCCTTAGTCGTGATCCTCTTTGGTTTCTTTATTTTGACGATTCTCTATTGGGTGATGAAGCAAGTCACCTTAGGATTAATTCTCCGCTGGCACTATCGCAAAACAGTGGACTAA